One region of Populus trichocarpa isolate Nisqually-1 chromosome 4, P.trichocarpa_v4.1, whole genome shotgun sequence genomic DNA includes:
- the LOC7487398 gene encoding uncharacterized protein LOC7487398 isoform X1, with translation MTKNFASHVIFTLSTDCEDMAEEAGMFMVHQTIGSVLCCKCGIPMQPNAANMCVKCLRSEVDITEGLKKNVILLHCPECDTYLDPPSTRIRAQLESRELMAFCLKKLKLKSTGVILVNAEFIWTEPHSKRIKLRVRVQKEVLHGAILEQAYVIEYVQQDQMCDSCTRVQANPDQWVAGVQLRQHVAHRRTFFYLEQLILKHDAAARAIKIKQMDHGIDFFFANRSHGVKFVDFVGKVAPVKSRNDKQLVSHDTKSNNYNYKHTFSVEISPICREDLVCLPPRVAVSLGNLGPLVICSKVTNSIALLDPFTLRHCFLDADQYWRTPFKSLLTSRQLVEYIVFDVDFVSPEVNIGGSRYALADATVARMSDFGKNDTMFNIKTHLGHILKPGDYALGYDLHGANSNDMELDKYKNLVIPEAILVKKSYEEKRQRKRGKPRSWKLKSLNMEVDDTRARGDQEKMNSEYEQFLRDLEENPELRFNVSLYRNKEYQPSEMASMTDGEDIPSIPLEELLADLEIDDAEDEDEGMRE, from the exons ATGACCAAGAACTTTGCCTCTCATGTCATATTCACATTGAGCACTGACTGTGAAG ATATGGCCGAAGAAGCAGGCATGTTTATGGTTCATCAAACAATTGGAAGTGTTTTGTGTTGCAAATGTGGTATTCCTATGCAACCAAATGCTGCTAATATGTGTGTTAAGTGTTTGCGCTCTGAAGTTGACATCACTGAAGGTCTAAAGAAGAATGTAATTCTTTTACATTGCCCGGAGTGTGATACCTACTTGGATCCACCTAGTACGCGGATTAGGGCCCAACTGGAATCGAGGGAGTTGATGGCATTTTGTCTGAAGAAGTTGAAATTGAAGTCCACAGGAGTTATTTTGGTAAATGCGGAATTTATTTGGACTGAACCACATTCCAAGAGGATCAAGCTCCGGGTGAGAGTTCAGAAGGAGGTCCTTCATGGTGCAATACTCGAACAAGCATATGTTATTGAGTATGTTCAGCAGGACCAAATGTGTGATTCTTGCACAAGAGTTCAGGCCAACCCTGATCAGTGGGTTGCTGGTGTCCAGCTCCGGCAACATGTTGCTCATAGAAGAACTTTCTTTTACTTGGAGCAGCTGATTTTGAAGCATGATGCTGCTGCCCGTGCcattaaaataaagcaaatgGATCAtggtattgattttttctttgcaaatcgTAGCCATGGTGTTAAATTTGTTGACTTTGTGGGTAAAGTAGCTCCAGTAAAGAGTCGCAATGACAAGCAACTTGTTTCCCATGATACTAAGAGCAACAACTATAATTACAAACATACTTTCTCTGTTGAAATCTCTCCAATTTGCCGTGAGGATTTAGTCTGCTTGCCTCCAAGGGTTGCTGTTAGCTTGGGGAATCTAGGTCCTCTTGTGATCTGCTCGAAAGTGACAAATAGCATTGCTTTGTTAGATCCTTTCACCCTGAGACACTGCTTCTTGGATGCTGACCAGTACTGGAGAACACCCTTTAAGTCTCTTCTCACTAGCAGGCAACTTGTAGAGTATATTGTATTTGATGTGGACTTTGTTTCCCCTGAAGTTAATATTGGTGGGTCTAGATATGCTCTCGCTGATGCCACTGTTGCTCGCATGTCAGATTTTGGGAAGAATGATACCATGTTCAACATAAAAACGCACCTGGGGCATATTTTGAAACCTGGTGATTATGCTCTTGGTTATGATTTACATGGAGCTAACAGTAATGACATGGAGCTTGACAAGTACAAAAATCTAGTCATTCCAGAAGCAATTTTGGTAAAGAAAAGCTATGAAGAGAAGCGCCAGAGGAAACGAGGGAAGCCTCGTTCCTGGAAGCTAAAGTCCCTCAATATGGAGGTTGATGACACGAGAGCTAGAGGTGACCAAGAGAAGATGAACTCAGAGTATGAACAGTTCCTGAGAGATCTGGAAGAGAACCCGGAGTTGAGGTTCAATGTATCATTGTATCGTAACAAAGAATATCAGCCTTCTGAGATGGCATCTATGACTGATGGGGAAGATATACCTTCCATTCCTCTAGAGGAGTTGCTTGCTGATCTTGAGATAGATGACGCCGAAGATGAGGACGAAGGCATGAGGGAATGA
- the LOC7487398 gene encoding uncharacterized protein LOC7487398 isoform X2 has protein sequence MAEEAGMFMVHQTIGSVLCCKCGIPMQPNAANMCVKCLRSEVDITEGLKKNVILLHCPECDTYLDPPSTRIRAQLESRELMAFCLKKLKLKSTGVILVNAEFIWTEPHSKRIKLRVRVQKEVLHGAILEQAYVIEYVQQDQMCDSCTRVQANPDQWVAGVQLRQHVAHRRTFFYLEQLILKHDAAARAIKIKQMDHGIDFFFANRSHGVKFVDFVGKVAPVKSRNDKQLVSHDTKSNNYNYKHTFSVEISPICREDLVCLPPRVAVSLGNLGPLVICSKVTNSIALLDPFTLRHCFLDADQYWRTPFKSLLTSRQLVEYIVFDVDFVSPEVNIGGSRYALADATVARMSDFGKNDTMFNIKTHLGHILKPGDYALGYDLHGANSNDMELDKYKNLVIPEAILVKKSYEEKRQRKRGKPRSWKLKSLNMEVDDTRARGDQEKMNSEYEQFLRDLEENPELRFNVSLYRNKEYQPSEMASMTDGEDIPSIPLEELLADLEIDDAEDEDEGMRE, from the coding sequence ATGGCCGAAGAAGCAGGCATGTTTATGGTTCATCAAACAATTGGAAGTGTTTTGTGTTGCAAATGTGGTATTCCTATGCAACCAAATGCTGCTAATATGTGTGTTAAGTGTTTGCGCTCTGAAGTTGACATCACTGAAGGTCTAAAGAAGAATGTAATTCTTTTACATTGCCCGGAGTGTGATACCTACTTGGATCCACCTAGTACGCGGATTAGGGCCCAACTGGAATCGAGGGAGTTGATGGCATTTTGTCTGAAGAAGTTGAAATTGAAGTCCACAGGAGTTATTTTGGTAAATGCGGAATTTATTTGGACTGAACCACATTCCAAGAGGATCAAGCTCCGGGTGAGAGTTCAGAAGGAGGTCCTTCATGGTGCAATACTCGAACAAGCATATGTTATTGAGTATGTTCAGCAGGACCAAATGTGTGATTCTTGCACAAGAGTTCAGGCCAACCCTGATCAGTGGGTTGCTGGTGTCCAGCTCCGGCAACATGTTGCTCATAGAAGAACTTTCTTTTACTTGGAGCAGCTGATTTTGAAGCATGATGCTGCTGCCCGTGCcattaaaataaagcaaatgGATCAtggtattgattttttctttgcaaatcgTAGCCATGGTGTTAAATTTGTTGACTTTGTGGGTAAAGTAGCTCCAGTAAAGAGTCGCAATGACAAGCAACTTGTTTCCCATGATACTAAGAGCAACAACTATAATTACAAACATACTTTCTCTGTTGAAATCTCTCCAATTTGCCGTGAGGATTTAGTCTGCTTGCCTCCAAGGGTTGCTGTTAGCTTGGGGAATCTAGGTCCTCTTGTGATCTGCTCGAAAGTGACAAATAGCATTGCTTTGTTAGATCCTTTCACCCTGAGACACTGCTTCTTGGATGCTGACCAGTACTGGAGAACACCCTTTAAGTCTCTTCTCACTAGCAGGCAACTTGTAGAGTATATTGTATTTGATGTGGACTTTGTTTCCCCTGAAGTTAATATTGGTGGGTCTAGATATGCTCTCGCTGATGCCACTGTTGCTCGCATGTCAGATTTTGGGAAGAATGATACCATGTTCAACATAAAAACGCACCTGGGGCATATTTTGAAACCTGGTGATTATGCTCTTGGTTATGATTTACATGGAGCTAACAGTAATGACATGGAGCTTGACAAGTACAAAAATCTAGTCATTCCAGAAGCAATTTTGGTAAAGAAAAGCTATGAAGAGAAGCGCCAGAGGAAACGAGGGAAGCCTCGTTCCTGGAAGCTAAAGTCCCTCAATATGGAGGTTGATGACACGAGAGCTAGAGGTGACCAAGAGAAGATGAACTCAGAGTATGAACAGTTCCTGAGAGATCTGGAAGAGAACCCGGAGTTGAGGTTCAATGTATCATTGTATCGTAACAAAGAATATCAGCCTTCTGAGATGGCATCTATGACTGATGGGGAAGATATACCTTCCATTCCTCTAGAGGAGTTGCTTGCTGATCTTGAGATAGATGACGCCGAAGATGAGGACGAAGGCATGAGGGAATGA